From a single Stackebrandtia endophytica genomic region:
- a CDS encoding GNAT family N-acetyltransferase, producing MTAAITVATADQAGEVAGLIAEAFAALEVAEWLVPDDRAERLAALTGQFTILVEHAHRHGRIETIRDDGLVAASVWIDYTTAVPEPPNYERRLSEAVGDRLDRFAILDTAFEKHHPEAAHHHLAFLAVAPDRQGSGMGTALLDSHNVRLDRLGVPSYLEASNTRNRELYRRHGYRPMDEVLQLPDGPAMYPMWRDPS from the coding sequence GTGACCGCAGCCATCACCGTCGCCACCGCCGATCAGGCCGGGGAGGTGGCCGGGCTGATCGCCGAGGCCTTCGCGGCTTTGGAGGTCGCCGAGTGGTTGGTGCCCGACGACCGGGCTGAACGACTCGCCGCGCTGACGGGACAGTTCACGATCCTGGTCGAGCACGCGCACCGGCACGGCCGTATCGAGACGATCAGGGACGACGGGCTCGTGGCAGCGAGTGTCTGGATCGACTACACCACAGCGGTTCCCGAGCCGCCGAACTATGAGCGGCGTTTGAGCGAGGCGGTGGGGGACCGTCTCGACCGGTTCGCGATCCTGGACACCGCGTTCGAGAAGCACCACCCCGAGGCGGCGCATCATCATCTGGCGTTCTTGGCGGTGGCGCCAGACAGGCAGGGCTCCGGAATGGGTACGGCGCTGTTGGACAGCCATAATGTGCGGCTCGACCGGCTCGGCGTTCCCTCCTATTTGGAGGCTTCCAACACTCGAAACCGGGAGCTGTATCGCAGGCACGGCTATCGGCCGATGGACGAGGTTCTGCAGCTTCCGGACGGCCCGGCCATGTATCCCATGTGGCGCGACCCGTCGTGA
- a CDS encoding TetR/AcrR family transcriptional regulator, with protein sequence MSRREAIAVAAVELVAEGGSHALTHRRIDRRLGLPEGTTSNYARNRRDLVRMVVDRVADVAEIRGDGDRAPQLPQTVSEAVDQLLPAFEATVSRGTDTRARMALSIDCWQDEELHTLLTTDSPVREKLLDEATRMLISLGVPDPEQRAGDFIAVMNGLLYDRLIGHGVRGTPADAANILRAWLTGIGGRQ encoded by the coding sequence GTGAGCCGACGAGAAGCCATCGCCGTCGCCGCTGTGGAACTTGTCGCCGAAGGTGGGAGCCACGCGTTGACCCACCGCCGGATCGACCGCCGCCTGGGGCTGCCGGAGGGAACGACCTCCAACTACGCCCGTAATCGCCGCGACCTGGTGCGGATGGTGGTGGATCGCGTCGCGGATGTGGCGGAGATCCGCGGAGACGGCGACCGGGCACCGCAATTGCCGCAGACGGTCTCGGAGGCCGTCGATCAGCTGCTTCCGGCATTCGAGGCGACGGTGTCCCGCGGCACCGACACCCGGGCACGCATGGCGCTGTCCATCGACTGCTGGCAGGACGAGGAACTGCACACTCTGCTGACCACCGACTCCCCGGTGCGCGAAAAGCTGCTCGACGAGGCGACTCGCATGCTCATCAGCCTGGGCGTACCCGACCCGGAGCAACGCGCCGGCGACTTCATCGCCGTCATGAACGGCCTGCTCTACGACCGGCTGATCGGGCACGGCGTCCGGGGAACGCCGGCGGATGCGGCGAACATCCTTCGCGCCTGGCTGACCGGGATCGGCGGGCGACAGTAG
- a CDS encoding APC family permease has product MSLKPPPARASAMDAQLASDKLSTTGLMMFVLTAATPLTVVAGVATTAFATTGLIGFPIAFVIIGILLALFGVGYLAMSRQISHTGAFYAYIAAGIGRPVGVAASWIALAAYTALQVGLYGLVGVSAQPLVQQWFGIEVAWWIPALICWAVVAVLGRQSIDINGRVLAVLLTVEAAIILLATVVNLANPADGAVSMAALNPGQLFGQGTGALLVLAFLAYIGFEAVTVYSRETRDERRTMPRALYGSLAVLMVLYVPAIWSLTVAVGPESIVAASQEQDIGLMFNLLAVNVGAAVADTGAILLVTSVIAAAISFHNTVARYAFALGREGVLPVALGRTSGRGAPKNASVAQSVVGLGVIICYAVFNLDPLVDLFFYGGTSGALGVLILIAATSVAVTVYFWRHRQSVSVEGTWRTRVAPQASILAMGTVLVLALVNFGDLLGTPPGSVLPYVIPLCYAVLAIGGLIYGRWLATHRPHVYAAIGHGARATLITEQHQNKETS; this is encoded by the coding sequence ATGTCCTTGAAACCACCTCCTGCGCGCGCCAGCGCCATGGATGCTCAACTGGCCTCCGACAAATTGAGCACCACGGGGCTCATGATGTTCGTCTTGACGGCCGCCACCCCGTTGACCGTCGTCGCGGGCGTGGCCACCACGGCGTTCGCCACGACCGGGTTGATCGGCTTCCCGATCGCGTTCGTCATCATCGGGATCCTGTTGGCCCTGTTCGGGGTCGGCTACCTGGCGATGTCTCGACAGATCTCGCACACCGGCGCGTTCTACGCCTACATCGCCGCAGGCATCGGGCGGCCGGTCGGGGTCGCGGCGTCGTGGATCGCGCTCGCGGCGTATACCGCGCTGCAGGTCGGCCTGTACGGACTGGTCGGCGTGTCCGCGCAACCATTGGTGCAGCAGTGGTTCGGTATCGAGGTCGCCTGGTGGATACCGGCCTTGATCTGCTGGGCCGTGGTGGCCGTCCTTGGTAGACAGTCCATTGACATCAATGGTCGAGTCCTGGCCGTGTTGTTGACGGTGGAGGCGGCGATCATCCTGCTCGCCACGGTCGTCAACCTGGCCAACCCGGCCGACGGCGCCGTGAGCATGGCGGCGCTCAACCCGGGACAGTTGTTCGGGCAGGGCACCGGGGCGTTGTTGGTGTTGGCGTTCCTCGCCTACATCGGGTTCGAAGCGGTGACGGTGTACTCGCGCGAGACTCGCGACGAGCGCCGCACCATGCCCCGGGCGCTCTACGGTTCGCTCGCCGTCCTGATGGTGCTGTATGTTCCGGCGATCTGGTCGTTGACCGTCGCGGTCGGCCCGGAGTCGATTGTGGCCGCATCGCAGGAGCAGGACATCGGTCTGATGTTCAACCTGCTGGCCGTCAACGTGGGCGCCGCCGTCGCCGACACCGGCGCGATCCTTCTGGTGACCAGCGTGATCGCCGCCGCGATCTCGTTCCACAACACGGTCGCGCGCTATGCGTTCGCGTTGGGCCGCGAAGGGGTGCTTCCCGTGGCGTTGGGCCGCACCTCGGGGCGGGGAGCCCCCAAGAACGCGTCGGTCGCCCAATCGGTGGTGGGGCTGGGCGTGATCATCTGCTACGCCGTGTTCAACCTCGATCCGCTGGTCGACCTGTTCTTCTACGGTGGAACCTCCGGGGCGCTGGGGGTTCTCATCCTGATCGCGGCGACCTCGGTGGCCGTGACCGTCTACTTCTGGCGTCACCGCCAGTCGGTTTCGGTGGAGGGGACGTGGCGCACCCGCGTCGCTCCGCAGGCGTCGATTCTCGCCATGGGAACCGTGCTGGTGTTGGCGCTGGTCAACTTCGGCGACCTGTTGGGTACTCCGCCCGGATCGGTGCTGCCGTATGTGATTCCGCTCTGCTACGCGGTGCTGGCGATCGGCGGACTGATCTACGGGCGGTGGCTGGCGACGCACCGTCCCCACGTGTACGCCGCGATCGGGCACGGCGCCCGCGCGACACTCATCACCGAGCAGCACCAGAACAAGGAGACCTCGTGA